In Camelus bactrianus isolate YW-2024 breed Bactrian camel chromosome 18, ASM4877302v1, whole genome shotgun sequence, one DNA window encodes the following:
- the CHST12 gene encoding carbohydrate sulfotransferase 12: MTKSRLFRLWLVLGSVFTILLIIVYWDSVGTAHFSLPTSFSRPHPLEALPTGRADEKEFASDVDAFLEKLLSAGVKQSILPGKRAEQPPLLASSRPAPGNMEESVRGYDWSSHGAPQSPDVDGRQAERRSVLRELCANASFMFPTKERSFDDIPNYELNHLIVDDRHGVIYCYVPKAACTNWKRVMIVLSQSLSDRGVPYRDPLDIPREYVHNSSTHLTFSKFWRRYGKFSRHLMKVKLKKYTKFLFVRDPFVRLISAFRSKFELENEEFYRKFAVPMLRMYSNHTSLPASVSEAFSAGLKVSFTNFIQYLLDPHTEKLAPFNEHWRQVHRLCHPCQIDYDFVGKLETLDQDAAQLLRLLKVDKLLHFPPSYRNRTASSWEEDWFSKIPLAWRQQLYKLYEADFVLFGYPKPENLLRD, translated from the coding sequence ATGACCAAAAGCCGGCTCTTCCGCCTGTGGCTGGTCTTGGGCTCCGTCTTCACCATCCTCCTGATCATCGTGTACTGGGACAGCGTGGGCACCGCCCACTTCTCCTTGCCCACCTCCTTCTCCAGGCCGCACCCGCTGGAGGCCCTCCCCACCGGCCGGGCAGACGAGAAGGAGTTCGCCTCCGATGTGGACGCGTTTCTGGAGAAGCTTCTCAGCGCTGGCGTGAAGCAGAGCATCCTCCCCGGGAAGAGGGCGGAGCAGCCCCCGCTGCTGGCCTCCAGCAGGCCCGCGCCCGGCAACATGGAGGAGAGTGTGCGGGGCTACGACTGGTCCAGCCACGGCGCCCCGCAGAGCCCGGACGTGGACGGGCGGCAGGCCGAGCGCAGGAGCGTGCTCAGGGAGCTCTGCGCCAACGCCAGCTTCATGTTCCCCACCAAGGAGCGCTCCTTCGATGACATCCCCAACTACGAGCTGAACCACCTCATCGTGGACGACCGCCACGGGGTCATCTACTGCTACGTGCCCAAGGCGGCCTGCACCAACTGGAAGCGCGTGATGATCGTCCTGAGCCAGAGCCTCTCGGACCGGGGCGTCCCCTACCGCGACCCCCTGGACATCCCCCGGGAGTACGTCCACAACTCCAGCACCCACCTGACTTTCAGCAAGTTCTGGCGTCGCTACGGGAAGTTCTCCCGCCACCTCATGAAGGTCAAGCTGAAGAAGTACACCAAGTTCCTGTTCGTGCGGGACCCTTTTGTGCGCCTCATCTCGGCCTTCCGCAGCAAGTTCGAGCTGGAGAACGAGGAGTTCTACCGCAAGTTCGCCGTCCCCATGCTGAGGATGTACTCCAACCACACCAGCCTGCCCGCCTCGGTCAGCGAGGCCTTCAGCGCGGGCCTCAAGGTGTCCTTCACCAACTTCATCCAGTACCTGCTGGACCCCCACACCGAGAAGCTGGCGCCCTTCAACGAGCACTGGCGGCAGGTGCACCGCCTCTGCCACCCCTGCCAGATAGACTACGACTTCGTGGGCAAGCTGGAGACGCTGGACCAGGACGCCGCCCAGCTGCTCCGGCTCCTCAAGGTGGACAAGCTGCTCCACTTCCCCCCGAGTTACCGGAACAGAACTGCCAGCAGCTGGGAGGAGGACTGGTTCTCCAAAATCCCCCTGGCCTGGAGGCAGCAGCTTTACAAACTCTATGAAGCAGATTTTGTGCTCTTTGGCTACCCCAAGCCCGAAAATCTACTTAGAGACTGA